The genomic interval TTTTCTTGAGCAAATTTCAAAGTTGGATTTTCTTCAATTTTATCTTGAAGTTCGTCTCCGCGAATGATTCCAATAGTTTTGAATCCTTGCTCTTTTCCTGCATACGCCACAGCCGCAATATGATTGGAAAATGCGCCTCCAAAAGTCAATAAAGTTTCTTTCTTTTCGTCTTTCGCCTGAAGCAAATTGTATTTTAATTTTCGAAATTTATTCCCAGAAACAAAAGGATGAATAAGATCTTCACGCTTTATAGTCAGGGAAATATCATTTGGAAATTGAATATTTATATTTTGATTGAAAACTGGATTCATTTTTAATAGTTGAAAGTCAAAAGTCGAAAGTCAAAAGTGATAATCTTTGTCTTAATACTTTTAATGCTTATTGCTTTATATATAATTTAAAAACTGAAAAAATCCTCTGTTTTTTAAATAATTTATGTCAGATTCTTTTGCATAAGCTTCTCTTTCAAAGCTTATATTTCGATAGGCTAAATCTTTGTTTTTATATTGAATTAAACGAATAAAAAACTCCAAAACATACCAAATAAAAAACGGAATAATCAGCAATTCGATTTGCTGTCTCAAATGTATTTTTTCATGATTAACGAAAACTTCATTTGATTTATCAAAATCATATTTTACCAACACAAACGGAAATAATGCCATTCCACGATATCCTTTCGGAATTAAATATTTGGCAACAATCAGAAACATTGGCTGTAAAATTTATAAATTTGTAGCTATAAAATTGTTCGATTTCAATAAAATCACAATCAAATATTTATATTTTTGATTTTAAAGTTTATTAAAAAGAACGCGAAGCAGATTTATGAAAGAGCAAAGTAATGAAAATAAATTAATCGAAGGCGAAGATTTTTATTATACGCCCGAAGGTTACAAATGCTTTACCGAAAAACATCATTTAAAAAGAGGCTATTGCTGCAAAAGTGGCTGTCGTCATTGTCCTTACGGATATGATAAAAAAACTGGACGAATAAATAAAAATTAGAACACCACAAAATGAACGTTTTTATCAATAAAAATATACCTGAAGCAGGTCTTAGATTACTTCAGGAAAAAGGCATAAACCTGACCATAAATCCAACAGAAAATATA from Flavobacterium sp. YJ01 carries:
- a CDS encoding DUF5522 domain-containing protein, whose translation is MKEQSNENKLIEGEDFYYTPEGYKCFTEKHHLKRGYCCKSGCRHCPYGYDKKTGRINKN